One Euphorbia lathyris chromosome 1, ddEupLath1.1, whole genome shotgun sequence DNA segment encodes these proteins:
- the LOC136226208 gene encoding probable fructokinase-7 isoform X1: MAHNHNPCNPSDHASITNGSRERNSLVVCFGEMLIDFVPTVAGISLAEAPAFKKAPGGAPANVAVCISRLGGSSAFIGKVGEDDFGYMLADVLKQNNVDNSGVRYDHNARTALAFVTLRTDGEREFLFFRHPSADMLLHESELDMNLLKKATIFHYGSISLIAEPCRSAHLAAMRIAKKYGSILSYDPNLRLALWPTPESAREGIMSIWDEADIIKISEDEIVFLTGGDDPNDDDVVLKKLFHPNLMLLIVTEGSEGCRYYTKEFKGRVSGVKVKPVDTTGAGDAFVGGFLSSLISDPIILKDEKRLRKALLFANACGAATVTERGAIPALPSREAVLKLLETVPA; the protein is encoded by the exons ATGGCTCACAATCATAATCCAT GTAATCCTAGCGACCATGCCTCAATTACAAATGGATCTCGTGAAAGGAACTCGCTAGTTGTTTGCTTTGGGGAAATGTTGATTGATTTCGTGCCAACAGTTGCTGGAATTTCACTTGCTGAAGCACCTGCTTTCAAGAAGGCTCCTGGGGGAGCTCCCGCTAATGTAGCTGTTTGCATTTCGAGATTAGGTGGTTCATCAGCTTTTATAGGCAAG GTAGGTGAAGATGATTTTGGGTATATGTTGGCTGACGTTTTGAAGCAAAACAACGTTGATAATTCTGGTGTCCGATATGATCACAATGCAAGGACTGCACTAGCATTTGTTACTCTCAGAACTGATGGTGAACGTGAATTCTTATTTTTCAGACATCCTAGTGCTGACATGCTTCTTCATGAGTCAGAACTGGATATGAATCTACTCAAGAAG GCAACTATCTTCCACTACGGTTCTATTAGTTTGATTGCAGAACCATGCAGGTCAGCTCATCTTGCTGCAATGAGGATCGCCAAAAAATATGGTAGTATTCTTTCTTATGATCCAAATTTGAGATTGGCATTATGGCCAACACCAGAGTCTGCTCGGGAAGGCATAATGAGCATATGGGATGAAGCTGATATTATCAAG ATAAGTGAGGATgaaatcgtattcttaactggAGGTGATGATCCAAATGATGATGACGTGGTCTTAAAGAAGCTTTTTCATCCTAATCTTATGCTTTTGATTGTAACCGAAGGCTCAGAGGGCTGTCGATATTACACCAAG GAATTCAAGGGTCGGGTGTCCGGTGTTAAAGTGAAACCTGTTGACACAACTGGTGCAGGTGATGCCTTTGTTGGTGGGTTTCTCAGTAGCCTAATATCTGATCCAATTATACTAAAG GACGAGAAGCGGTTAAGAAAAGCTCTTCTCTTCGCAAACGCCTGTGGTGCTGCCACAGTAACAGAGAGGGGTGCAATCCCCGCACTGCCGTCCAGAGAAGCCGTCCTCAAACTCTTAGAGACTGTCCCAGCATGA
- the LOC136226208 gene encoding probable fructokinase-7 isoform X2 translates to MLIDFVPTVAGISLAEAPAFKKAPGGAPANVAVCISRLGGSSAFIGKVGEDDFGYMLADVLKQNNVDNSGVRYDHNARTALAFVTLRTDGEREFLFFRHPSADMLLHESELDMNLLKKATIFHYGSISLIAEPCRSAHLAAMRIAKKYGSILSYDPNLRLALWPTPESAREGIMSIWDEADIIKISEDEIVFLTGGDDPNDDDVVLKKLFHPNLMLLIVTEGSEGCRYYTKEFKGRVSGVKVKPVDTTGAGDAFVGGFLSSLISDPIILKDEKRLRKALLFANACGAATVTERGAIPALPSREAVLKLLETVPA, encoded by the exons ATGTTGATTGATTTCGTGCCAACAGTTGCTGGAATTTCACTTGCTGAAGCACCTGCTTTCAAGAAGGCTCCTGGGGGAGCTCCCGCTAATGTAGCTGTTTGCATTTCGAGATTAGGTGGTTCATCAGCTTTTATAGGCAAG GTAGGTGAAGATGATTTTGGGTATATGTTGGCTGACGTTTTGAAGCAAAACAACGTTGATAATTCTGGTGTCCGATATGATCACAATGCAAGGACTGCACTAGCATTTGTTACTCTCAGAACTGATGGTGAACGTGAATTCTTATTTTTCAGACATCCTAGTGCTGACATGCTTCTTCATGAGTCAGAACTGGATATGAATCTACTCAAGAAG GCAACTATCTTCCACTACGGTTCTATTAGTTTGATTGCAGAACCATGCAGGTCAGCTCATCTTGCTGCAATGAGGATCGCCAAAAAATATGGTAGTATTCTTTCTTATGATCCAAATTTGAGATTGGCATTATGGCCAACACCAGAGTCTGCTCGGGAAGGCATAATGAGCATATGGGATGAAGCTGATATTATCAAG ATAAGTGAGGATgaaatcgtattcttaactggAGGTGATGATCCAAATGATGATGACGTGGTCTTAAAGAAGCTTTTTCATCCTAATCTTATGCTTTTGATTGTAACCGAAGGCTCAGAGGGCTGTCGATATTACACCAAG GAATTCAAGGGTCGGGTGTCCGGTGTTAAAGTGAAACCTGTTGACACAACTGGTGCAGGTGATGCCTTTGTTGGTGGGTTTCTCAGTAGCCTAATATCTGATCCAATTATACTAAAG GACGAGAAGCGGTTAAGAAAAGCTCTTCTCTTCGCAAACGCCTGTGGTGCTGCCACAGTAACAGAGAGGGGTGCAATCCCCGCACTGCCGTCCAGAGAAGCCGTCCTCAAACTCTTAGAGACTGTCCCAGCATGA